Proteins from one Deltaproteobacteria bacterium genomic window:
- a CDS encoding type 1 glutamine amidotransferase, translating to MKIHLIEHDPGHSPTNIEPWARERGHSLSKTEIFRGEPFPAADTYDWLMVMGGSQHAWEEPLYPWLVSEKEGIAQALARKKIILGICFGAQLLAEALGGKVFPNRQKEIGWYPVVQTPEGRSSVFFQDIPERFTTFHWHSDHFDLPAGAVRLAFNDCSTNQAFIHPEYPLLVLQFHPEYTREMVRHYAGEFGTDWLPGSFVAGKDQTLAQTEVLPETYWLMEKILNNMERAFGLDP from the coding sequence ATGAAGATTCATTTAATTGAACACGATCCCGGACACTCTCCGACCAATATCGAACCCTGGGCCCGGGAAAGGGGGCATTCCCTTTCTAAAACCGAAATCTTTCGAGGGGAGCCTTTTCCAGCAGCGGATACTTATGATTGGCTCATGGTCATGGGCGGATCGCAGCATGCCTGGGAAGAACCCCTCTATCCCTGGTTGGTGTCTGAGAAGGAAGGGATAGCCCAAGCCCTGGCCCGGAAAAAGATCATCCTGGGCATTTGTTTCGGGGCTCAGCTTTTAGCCGAGGCCCTCGGAGGAAAAGTGTTCCCCAACCGGCAGAAGGAAATTGGCTGGTATCCGGTGGTTCAGACCCCGGAGGGCCGATCCTCCGTGTTTTTTCAGGATATCCCCGAGCGTTTCACTACCTTTCACTGGCACAGCGATCATTTTGATCTTCCGGCCGGCGCGGTGCGCTTGGCCTTCAACGACTGCTCGACCAACCAGGCCTTCATCCACCCGGAATATCCCCTGTTGGTGCTCCAATTCCATCCCGAGTACACCCGGGAAATGGTCAGGCATTACGCGGGAGAATTCGGGACCGACTGGCTTCCGGGGTCCTTTGTGGCGGGAAAGGATCAGACCCTGGCACAGACCGAAGTGCTCCCGGAGACATACTGGCTGATGGAAAAAATATTAAACAACATGGAAAGGGCCTTTGGATTGGACCCTTGA